Below is a genomic region from Neomonachus schauinslandi chromosome 2, ASM220157v2, whole genome shotgun sequence.
CATCCCCGGCATAGCCACTCTGCGTGTGGGCTGCACGAGGGCAGGGGATGGGTCTGTGTGGCTCCCCCAGCTCCCCCGCTCTGGACGGGGCGGGGACGTAGCACGGACTAAGGGTGGTGCCCACGTCCTCGGCGACAGTGCGGTTGCGGCTGGCTGCCCTGGCACTCTCTGTGGGATGACCCACCCACCTGGTCACGTCTCCAGAGAGGGAGACCGATGGCACGGTCATTGTCCTTAACAGCTGCCTCAAGGACTTTCATTACCCCTCCCAACTTCCCCAAATGCTCCACTTCCCCTGCCCTCCCGCCCTCACACCCACCTTTCCCTAGGGCCTCATCTACCACTTCCCTTTAGAGCAAAGAACAGAAGAACTCAGAAGTCCCTGGATCTCTAAGGAGAGgaaagcggggaggagggggccatTTTCAGCTTAGGGGCCCCCACCAGTAGGAGGCAGGGTCCGCAGGGCTCCAAGTGGGATTTGAGCATCCGAAGGGGCAGGCTCCCACACGCCAATTCCTAGGGTTATCCTCCATTCTTGAGCAAACACGGAAGTTCCCTGTCAGCGCCAAGCCCCCACACCTGGTGCCGCTAAGCCCCCAGTGGTCTTTTCCACAGGCTAAGACTGCCCCCTGCCGGGGTGAGCCAGGACGTCCACCTCAAGTGCCGCCTGAGGAAATCAGAACTGTGGCATCCTGGCTTAGGAGTCCCCCAGCTCCTGTCCCGGCCTGGGGAGGGGAATGATGGAAGCACTTAGAGGCCTCGGCCTTCCTGCTTCCACTGTATTCTGAGGCTGGGACTGGACGGTGGCAACAGGGACAGCCCTTTGGCCCAGACAAAAGAGGCAGGGCTCTGTCTCTGGCCTGCTCACCCATTGCCTCAACTTCCCTTAACAAGGGGCAAAGGCCTGGTTTGAGATAAAACGTCGATCACAACACACCCACACCAGAGAGGCTCTGTCTCATTTCCCTCCTGAGCTCTGGCGCCCCTTTCCAGCTGCTTTTAGGACTCTCCTGGCTGGATACAATAAAGCCATCTTAACCTCTACACGTCAGAAACCAAGCTCACCTTCTTCACCAAACCTGAATCTTTACAGAAACCCCATTTCTCGGTGTTCCATGCCCAACATGACTCCAAGATCTGCAGGCCCAATCTCGACATCTTTTGAGTCcattcttttctgaatttctccTTCCAAGGCAGCCTCAAACCATTCCTAACCCCAGTCCCATTTTCCACAGCGCTGGTGGGGTTATTGCCCTAATGCACAGCTCTTCTGGGACTCTGCTCAAAAGCCTCACCGTGCCTCCTTCCTCTCGAATCCCTCCTTCCACAACACGGTTGGAAGCTGCCTTCCCAAAAAGATGGCTGCGTGTTCCCTCCACTCTGAACATGGAACTCCTGCCTGAGCACCTACATACCCCCACACATCCTCACTTTTCTGCCCATGATGCTCTCTTCACACACTCCTTTAGTCTTCATCAAATTCCTTCCCACCCTTGGAGATCCACCTTCCAGATGAAGTCTTTCTTCACATGTCCCATGATAAACAGCTGCTTCCTCTGGCCCCCAGGACCCTGATTCCCCTCTTGGGGCACTAATGCCCCCCTCTTGTAATAGGCCCCTGTGTCCTTGTCTCAGCCCCCTCTGGGCTGCCAGCATCTTGAGGCCAGGGCAGTCTAGAGCCTGACAATGCTCCATAATATGGGAATATTAGGGGATAATAGGGGAAAGCAGGTTTTGATGAGAGGGAAGGGTCCAGGACATAGAGGCTGACCTGTAGGGAAGTGGGATACTGAGGGCCTATGGAGAATGACAAAGCAGGAAGAGTTCTCAGAGCCTACATGGTGGACAAAGAAGGCAAGTCTTAGGAAGGCAAGGAATTGATCCAGGGCCACACAGCTCCTTAGTCCCACTTCTAGTGCCTAAGAGGCTCAGTGACTGCCAACTCTTTCCCACCCTCCAGTACAGCTCTTCGCATATATGCCCTGCTTCCCCACTATTTTCCTGGGGTTGACCCTAAGCTAACAAAGGGTTCGAGATGCTTAAACATCCTTCCCAAGCTGCCCTGACTTTCACAGACCTGCTACTTGTGGACAAATGCTTGGGACCCAGCCTAGGCTCAGAGAGGATCTTGCTGCTGGGACAGGAAGTATCAATGGTGGCCAGCTGAAGCATTCGTCCCCAGGAGGGCTGTGGCTGTCGCATCCCATTCCCACCCCACAGCACTGATGCCACAcaaaaatattccagaaatttTAATGCCACAGAGAAGTCCAAAATCTACAGAAAGCGACAGCCATCCTCCAGGGTGCCTGGAGCCAGGGCTATCCCCAGCAGGCAGGAGGCCCGCACAAGCCAAGGAACCAGGGCAATTTGCTGACATCCTTTTGTCCTCTGCCCTAAATGCCCAAGGTTCCTTTAGGccggggaaagaaagaagaggaagtggaAAGGGGTAGGAGGAGGGTGCATCGCTTTCAGGCACTCTTCCTGCATGGGGATGGTGACTCATGCAGCAGGCCCTGGGAGGGACAATTCCTCAGACCAGACTAAGGTAGGCCAAGCCCAGGGTTccggaaggagcagagggaagttCCTGGAATGCAGCAGCCAGGAGGAGTAACCAGCAGAAACTAGAAGGAAGGCCTGCTGCCACCCTCCCGCTCCTTCTCACGGACCTCTGACCCCACCCCCAGGCGGACAGGCAGGCTTCAGCACCCACAGGCTTCAGCACCCGTATTTGATAAGGTCTACGCCTTCTCCACCCCCATCACTTTGGGCCTTTCTTAAGAATGACATTGTCATACTCAGTTCCCTGTGGCCAGCCAGAGGCAGAGAAATCCTGCCCTGCTGGGTAGACGTGCTGGAGGCTGCCAGGGTCCCTGTCAGCTGtggcctgcctcctccaggcctcACCCTGGGGCTCCAGTGGGCTGTCATACAGGGACAGGACAGCCACTCCCTCAGGCTCATCATATATGTGGTCAGGTCGCGGGGGTGGGTGCTCCTCAATGCTGTCATACAGAGGGTccgtggggggctggggagggaccgCCAGGATGCCCCTCAAGCTCTTCCCCAGGTTACGGGCCACTGCATCGAAGGGCACTGCATACTCCCCCTCTGGGCCCCGTGGCCGGGCGGTGGGCACTGGAGTGGAGGGCGACGGAGGTGGCAGTGAGTCGTGGGGCCGGGAGTAGGGGCTTTCTGGCCGGGGCAGCACCGCAGGGACTGTGGCTAGCTGGGTTTGGGGCCCAGGAGGGGCGCTGTTCTTCTGGGCAGAAATGGCTTCTTCCAGGGCCAAGAAGATCTCGTTGCCTTGCCGCGTTTCGAACTCAAAGTTGCCCTCTCCAGAGATGCAGCGCCGGCCTGCCTCGAAGGAAAAGGTTACCTgggtggaggggaaagggagattATTAGCCAGGCCCCAGGGTGGAGTTGCTTCCCCTGGACCCAGCTCCCAATCACAAACCTGTCACCTCCAGCTTCCCTCCACAGGAACTGGGGGAGCTTCTCCCCAAGCTGGTTCTCCTCCCTCTGGGTTTTTTCCCTAACAAGCAAAGCCCtcactcttctcctttctttctccctcccatccAACCAAGTACAGAGCTTGGTATATATTCAACCTCAGGAATGCCAGCCACCATTCACCCCTCTGACCACTCTACCTCTTCCTGTTCTCCTGTCCTTCCACCCCACCTCACtcttccacccccacctccaccccctggCTCTTTCCCCACTAGCTCtttttcttctgctggcttttatctctgtctttccttcctcctcccattctctcctcctttgAGGGCCCCTTTGCCCTCTCCCTGACAATCTCTTCTCTCACAGCTCTCCTTTCCTTCAACCTGCCCTGTGGCGGCCCCTGCTCACCTTGTCCCGCCCAAAGCGCCTCAGAAACCTGTAGGGCCACTCAAACAGCTGGGTGCCCAGCTCAGGGCCACTCCACAACTCCAGGGCAGTCTCCCCAGCCCGGAGGGTATAGGATCCCCGGAGCCGGCACCTCTCACTGGCTTCTGTGGGTCTCATGGTCACAGCAAACTCCTTGCAGGGCGCTACTggtgaggagaggggagaaggcgGTCAGTGGGAAATAGCTGGCCTGCCTCAACTCTGCCCTGCTCTAAATGAACGTGCCAGAGGCCTCCAGAAAAAGCATTAGCCATGTGCCCATGACCCCATAGCCTGTGTCTTGAAGGCTGAGCTGCCCTAGGACAGGTCATACTCCCCAAAATGCCAGAtacctccaccccctcccctagTCGGCATCATGCCCTAGCCACACGCACCCCGACCTTGTGCCCACATCCTTCCTGCCCCTGTTGCCAGAGCCACAGCCTTGTCTTCTCCATCTAATCTCCCCCCCAACGCAGCCACCTCCCAAAGTCCTACTGTCACGGCTGCAGGTGCAGCTGACCCTGCCCTCCCAGCTCTCAGCCTACCCACCCACTGCTGACGCCATCCAGCGCCTTCTGTGAGGTGGGGCTTGAATGTCACCTGTGTCCATTTGCTCCCCACACACCCAACCCGGTGGGCTAGACGTCACAAAAAGGGACTGCCTTGTCAGCAGAACGCTCCCTTGCCACAGGACACTTTAAATCCACATTCTCTTCTCAGACAGGGAAGGACAGAGTCCAAGAGCAGCACCTTACTGAACcccccccagcctggccctctcCCAGCAGCAGGGCCTGGGCAAGAGGGAGTGAGCTCAGGGCAGGCCTGGCTCCCCCACCTCGGC
It encodes:
- the DOK2 gene encoding docking protein 2 isoform X4, producing MRPTEASERCRLRGSYTLRAGETALELWSGPELGTQLFEWPYRFLRRFGRDKVTFSFEAGRRCISGEGNFEFETRQGNEIFLALEEAISAQKNSAPPGPQTQLATVPAVLPRPESPYSRPHDSLPPPSPSTPVPTARPRGPEGEYAVPFDAVARNLGKSLRGILAVPPQPPTDPLYDSIEEHPPPRPDHIYDEPEGVAVLSLYDSPLEPQGEAWRRQATADRDPGSLQHVYPAGQDFSASGWPQGTEYDNVILKKGPK
- the DOK2 gene encoding docking protein 2 isoform X1, translating into MEEVAVKQGFLHLLQQQTFGKKWRRFGAVLYGESDCALARLELQEGPEKPRRGEAARRVIRLSDCLRVAEAGGEASSPRDTSAFFLETKERLYLLAAPAAERSDWIQAICLLAFPGQRKELLGPGGKGSRPCMEENELYSSTTAVAPCKEFAVTMRPTEASERCRLRGSYTLRAGETALELWSGPELGTQLFEWPYRFLRRFGRDKVTFSFEAGRRCISGEGNFEFETRQGNEIFLALEEAISAQKNSAPPGPQTQLATVPAVLPRPESPYSRPHDSLPPPSPSTPVPTARPRGPEGEYAVPFDAVARNLGKSLRGILAVPPQPPTDPLYDSIEEHPPPRPDHIYDEPEGVAVLSLYDSPLEPQGEAWRRQATADRDPGSLQHVYPAGQDFSASGWPQGTEYDNVILKKGPK
- the DOK2 gene encoding docking protein 2 isoform X3 — protein: MEENELYSSTTAVAPCKEFAVTMRPTEASERCRLRGSYTLRAGETALELWSGPELGTQLFEWPYRFLRRFGRDKVTFSFEAGRRCISGEGNFEFETRQGNEIFLALEEAISAQKNSAPPGPQTQLATVPAVLPRPESPYSRPHDSLPPPSPSTPVPTARPRGPEGEYAVPFDAVARNLGKSLRGILAVPPQPPTDPLYDSIEEHPPPRPDHIYDEPEGVAVLSLYDSPLEPQGEAWRRQATADRDPGSLQHVYPAGQDFSASGWPQGTEYDNVILKKGPK
- the DOK2 gene encoding docking protein 2 isoform X2 — encoded protein: MEEVAVKQGFLHLLQQQTFGKKWRRFGAVLYGESDCALARLELQEGPEKPRRGEAARRVIRLSDCLRVAEAGGEASSPRDTSAFFLETKERLYLLAAPAAERSDWIQAICLLAFPGQRKELLGPGGKGSRPCMEENELYSSTTAAPCKEFAVTMRPTEASERCRLRGSYTLRAGETALELWSGPELGTQLFEWPYRFLRRFGRDKVTFSFEAGRRCISGEGNFEFETRQGNEIFLALEEAISAQKNSAPPGPQTQLATVPAVLPRPESPYSRPHDSLPPPSPSTPVPTARPRGPEGEYAVPFDAVARNLGKSLRGILAVPPQPPTDPLYDSIEEHPPPRPDHIYDEPEGVAVLSLYDSPLEPQGEAWRRQATADRDPGSLQHVYPAGQDFSASGWPQGTEYDNVILKKGPK